The Vulcanimicrobium alpinum sequence GCGAGTTTCCCGAAATATGGAACGTTCGCTGCCAGCACGGCGACCGCCGAACCCTGGTTCGCGGTGCTGCCCAAAAATTGGAAGAACGTCTGTGCGTGGCCGTGCGCGTCCGGCGGGACGGGGTTGGCGGGGATCATCCCCAGCGCCAAGTTCGCGTACGCGAGCGCGTAGACCAGGATCGTTAGGATCAGGGCGATCGAGGTGCGCGGGATGATCGACGCCGGACGCTGCGTCTCTTGCGCCGCCTGCGAGATCGACTCGAGTCCCACGAACGAGATGATCGCCAGCGAGACGCCGAGCAGCAGATGGTCGTTTGTCGGCCAGTACAACGTCATCGCGTGGACGAGCAGATCGGGATTGAACGCGAAGAGGAAGCCGAAGAAGAGGATCGACGTCTCGCTCACGACGTCGAGCGCCGAGACGATCCCGTTGAACGTCGTCGATTCGCGAACGCCGACGAGGTTGAGCAGACACAGCCCTGCGATCAGCGCGAACGCGGCGCTGAAATGCACCCACGGATGGTGCGTCAGCGCGAGAAACGGGACGAGCTGCCCGAGATAGTCGACGCACGACCAGGCGAAGAGCGTGATGTCGATCGTGAAGTCGAGCAGAACCGCCCAGCCCGCGATGAAGCCGAAAACGTCGCCGAGCCCGCGCATGACAAAATACTGCCCGCCGCCCGCGACGGGATAGGTCGCCGCGAGTTCGGTGTACGCGAGGCCGATGCAGACGTACACGATCCCGGCGAAGAGAAACGCGACGTTCGACGCGCCGGCGGCGGCGCCGAGCACGAGGCCCAGGCCGACGAAGATGTCGGCACCGACGTCGCTGTAGCCCCACGAGAACGAGCCCCAGGGCGTGACGGCACGCCGGAGTTCCGGCTTGGACGGCATGGAATCAGCGCGTCCGGGTCAGGACACGCTGGAGGGCATACAGCAGACGTTCGCCGTCGGCGAGTTCGGCGAACATGCTGCGTCCGCGAAAGCTCGGCAGCGCTTCGGTGAGCACGTCGACGGCGCCGGTGAGCTCGCGCCGGTCGTACACGTCGCTCTCGGAATATTTCTGCAGCACCGTCACGCGGAACTCGATCGCCTCTTCGCCGCTTCGAGATCGTTCCGTGCCTCGGTCAACGCGCGCGGCGGCGCCGTGCCGGTTGCCGACGGCATCAGCAAAGCGCGCAGGTCGCTCGCGACGGCGCTCGCCGACTCGTAGCGCCGGGCAGGCTCTTTTTCAAGCAGCTTCATGATGATGCGTTCGACCTGCACCGGGACCGAAGGCTCCACGGCGTGCGGCAGCAGCGGCGGCTCGTTGACGTGCCCGAAAATTACCGCGACCAGATCGTCATTCTCGCGCTTGAACGGGTGGATTCCGGTGAACGTCTCGTAGAGCATCACGCCCACCGAGTACAGGTCGCTGCGCGCGTCTGCGGGTTTGCCCAGGAAACGCTCGGGCGGCAGGTACGCGATCGTCCCGACGATCTCGCCCGCGTTTGACACGCTCGAGATGTCGCTCGCACGACGGGCCAGGCCGAAGTCCATCAGCTTGACGGCGCCGTTCGGGAGGATCATGACGTTCGCCGGCTTGAGGTCGCGGTGGATCACGCCGCTTTCGTGCGCGTACGCGAGCGCTTCGAGCACTTCGATGTAGATCTCGATCGTTTCGTGCACGCACCGTTCTTGCGCACGGACCGTCCCAAGAGTGTGTCCCTCCACGAGCTCCATCACGATGAAGGGTAACTCGTCGCTGCGTCCGGCGTCGTAGACGGCAACGATGTTGCGATGATTGAGCCGTGCCATCGAGCGAGCTTCGCGGAGAAAGCGATCGCTTGCGCCCTCGTCACGGGAGGCGAGGACTTTGACGGCGACCGTACGCTCGAGCATCACGTCGGTGCCTCGGTAGACGTCGGCCATGCCGCCGCGTCCGATCGGCGTGTCGACGCGGTACCGGCCGGCCAGGGTGCGTCCGGTGAGCCCGGTCATGCGAACGCGTCCCGATGGAGCGCGGCGCGGCCGCGGTCGAACGTGACGACGTCGAAGCGCGCCCGCGCGCGCGGGGCGGCGATCTGCAGCCAGTCGGCGGCGAGCGCGCGCAGCGTCGTGCGCTTGCGGGCGTCGACCGCGCCGAGAGCGCTGCCGAAGGACGTGCCGGCGCGCGCTTTCACCTCGACGAAGACGATCGTGTCGCCGTCGCGTGCGATGACGTCGATCTCGCCGCCGGGGAGGCGCACGTTGCGCGCGACGATGCGGTAGCCGTGCGACTCCAGCAAGGCGACGGCGGCATCCTCGCCGGCGCGTCCGCGCTCGGCGCGATTCACGTCGCGGGTGCCTCACCGTCGAACGCTTCCAGTCCGGGGAGCAGGTCCATCGCGGCGCGCACGCGCCAGAACGCGCGCCGGTGCTCGCGGCACGGTCCGTGCTGCTGCAGCGCGGCGATGTGCTGCGGCGTCGCGTACCCCTTATGCTCGGCGAATCCGTAGTGCGGAAAGCGCGCATGCAGGTCGACGAGCAACGCGTCGCGATGGACTTTCGCCAGAATCGAGGCGGCCGCCACGGTCGCGCACTTCGCGTCGCCCTTAATCACCGGCTCTTGCGGCGCAGCCCACGACTTGATGCGCACGGCGTCGGTCAGCAGATAGTCGGGCGGTATCGCGAGCGCGGCGAGCGCGCGTTCCATCGCGAGGATGCTCGCCCAGTAGATGTTGAGCCGGTCGATCTCTTCGACGCTGGCTTCGCCGACCGCCCAGGCGACCGCGGACGCTTTGATCTCGACGGCCAGCGCTGCGCGCAATTCGGGGAGGACCTGTTTGGAATCGTTCAGCCCGCGCAGACGCAGCGGACCGTCGACGACGACGCACGCGGCGACAACAGGGCCGGCGAGCGGCCCGCGGCCCACTTCGTCGATCCCGCCGATAAGCCGATGACCGGCGGCGTGCGCGCGCTCCTCGAACCGGTGCAGGCGGTCGAGCCGGCGGCGTTCGCGCTGCACGGCGTTGCGCTTTTTGCGGCGCGCCGTCTCGGCGAGCGTCACGCCGCCGCCTCCGGACGTTCGAACGTGATGCGGCCGAACTTCCCCTCGCCGACATCTTTCAGATAGGCGCCGGCGGCGTTGTGCAGATCGACGTCGCCGCCGCGCCGCGCAAATCCGCGCGCGCGCGCGAACGTCTCGAGATCGGGAACGTGCGCCGCTCCGTGCGCGTGCGACCACGCGACGAAGTGCGCGATGACGTCTTCGGCGTCGAAGCGTTCGCGCGGCAGGGCGCCGGTGAGGGCGAGCTGCCATTGCGCGTCAGGCGTGGCGATCTTCGGAACCAAGATTCCCGGTGAATCCATGACTTCGAGTGTCGGGCGAATTCGGAACCACTGCAGGGAGCGGGTGACTCCGGCTTTGTCTTCGGCTTTCGCCGCCGTGCGGCGCAGCAATCCGTTGATGATCGAGGATTTGCCCGTGTTCGGGATGCCGACCACCATCGCCCGCGTCGTCCCGCCGCCCGGCGCGATTTCGTCGAGCGCGGCCGCGACCCGCTTGACCGACGTCTGATCTTTGCCGTTGACCGCCACGGCGGTGCGGCCGTTCCGGGCGTACCACGCTAGCCATTCCCGCGTCGCGTGCGGATCGGCAAGGTCGTCGCAGGTGAGCACGACGATGCGCTTCTTCGCCGCCGCGAGCCGATCGAGCCCGGGGTTGGAACTGGCGCGCGGCAGCCGCGCGTCGACGACCTCGATGACGACGTCGACGACCGCAAGCCGTTCGCCGAGCTTGCGCATCGCCTGCGCCATGTGACCCGGATACCACTGGATCTCCGGCCGCTGGAGGCTCGGTCCTCCGCCTTTCGCCACGCGGTCAGATGCGGCGCGGCGGCCAGATGCCGACGAGCGCCTTGCCGACGATATCGTGCTGCGGCAGGACGCCCCAACTGCGCGAGTCGTCGCTGTCGGCGCGATTGTCGCCCAGCACGTAGTAGGCTCCGGCCGGGACCGTCACCGCCGGGGCGCTGCGCCGGTCCGGGAACTGCACGTAGGGCTCGGCCAGCGCGCGCCCGTTCACCGAGACGACGCCGCGGTCGACGCGGACCTGCTCGCCGGGGAGCGCGACGACGCGCTTGATGTACGTCTCGGGGGTCGGCGTGTCGTGGCGGAACGCCACGACGTCGCCGCGCTGCACCGTGCCGAAGCGATACGCGAGCGTGTTGATCAAGACGAACTCGCCGGCGTGGACGCGCGGCTCCATCGAGAGCCCGTCGACTTGCGGCGTGCGGACGAAGAACGCCGCCGCGATCGCCGCCAACACCACGACCTGCGCAGAAAGCGAGACGAACGTCCGCGCCCGTGTCACGTCGCGGGAACTTCCACCCTCGTCGCGCCGCGCCTCCGTGCGCGCGGCATGCGTCAGTGAAGGATGCGGAT is a genomic window containing:
- a CDS encoding protein kinase domain-containing protein → MTGLTGRTLAGRYRVDTPIGRGGMADVYRGTDVMLERTVAVKVLASRDEGASDRFLREARSMARLNHRNIVAVYDAGRSDELPFIVMELVEGHTLGTVRAQERCVHETIEIYIEVLEALAYAHESGVIHRDLKPANVMILPNGAVKLMDFGLARRASDISSVSNAGEIVGTIAYLPPERFLGKPADARSDLYSVGVMLYETFTGIHPFKRENDDLVAVIFGHVNEPPLLPHAVEPSVPVQVERIIMKLLEKEPARRYESASAVASDLRALLMPSATGTAPPRALTEARNDLEAAKRRSSSA
- a CDS encoding YraN family protein, translated to MNRAERGRAGEDAAVALLESHGYRIVARNVRLPGGEIDVIARDGDTIVFVEVKARAGTSFGSALGAVDARKRTTLRALAADWLQIAAPRARARFDVVTFDRGRAALHRDAFA
- a CDS encoding ribonuclease HII; the encoded protein is MTLAETARRKKRNAVQRERRRLDRLHRFEERAHAAGHRLIGGIDEVGRGPLAGPVVAACVVVDGPLRLRGLNDSKQVLPELRAALAVEIKASAVAWAVGEASVEEIDRLNIYWASILAMERALAALAIPPDYLLTDAVRIKSWAAPQEPVIKGDAKCATVAAASILAKVHRDALLVDLHARFPHYGFAEHKGYATPQHIAALQQHGPCREHRRAFWRVRAAMDLLPGLEAFDGEAPAT
- the lepB gene encoding signal peptidase I, with protein sequence MTRARTFVSLSAQVVVLAAIAAAFFVRTPQVDGLSMEPRVHAGEFVLINTLAYRFGTVQRGDVVAFRHDTPTPETYIKRVVALPGEQVRVDRGVVSVNGRALAEPYVQFPDRRSAPAVTVPAGAYYVLGDNRADSDDSRSWGVLPQHDIVGKALVGIWPPRRI
- the ylqF gene encoding ribosome biogenesis GTPase YlqF — its product is MAKGGGPSLQRPEIQWYPGHMAQAMRKLGERLAVVDVVIEVVDARLPRASSNPGLDRLAAAKKRIVVLTCDDLADPHATREWLAWYARNGRTAVAVNGKDQTSVKRVAAALDEIAPGGGTTRAMVVGIPNTGKSSIINGLLRRTAAKAEDKAGVTRSLQWFRIRPTLEVMDSPGILVPKIATPDAQWQLALTGALPRERFDAEDVIAHFVAWSHAHGAAHVPDLETFARARGFARRGGDVDLHNAAGAYLKDVGEGKFGRITFERPEAAA
- a CDS encoding APC family permease; the protein is MPSKPELRRAVTPWGSFSWGYSDVGADIFVGLGLVLGAAAGASNVAFLFAGIVYVCIGLAYTELAATYPVAGGGQYFVMRGLGDVFGFIAGWAVLLDFTIDITLFAWSCVDYLGQLVPFLALTHHPWVHFSAAFALIAGLCLLNLVGVRESTTFNGIVSALDVVSETSILFFGFLFAFNPDLLVHAMTLYWPTNDHLLLGVSLAIISFVGLESISQAAQETQRPASIIPRTSIALILTILVYALAYANLALGMIPANPVPPDAHGHAQTFFQFLGSTANQGSAVAVLAANVPYFGKLAALYVPILGAVLLLISSNSGVFGASRIAYAMSRSQLLPSVFERVHPRYRTPAVSIVVFCGVALAVLVFAALPSLDPGADAVYTRFFHGEAGLDVLADLYAFGAATSYSFVFVALIALRLKDPLSPRKFRIPINIPLTFRGERALFPVVGVIGFLGIFSILIFTMLTHPIGRVAGPLWLGCGIIGYLIYRRRKALPLWDSRPIDWETQQITILKEAGELELMDELIEKLRARGKAPGVAKAP